TGGCCGTCAGTTCACCGAATCGGCGCCACTGAGGGTGGTATTTCTGCAGCCGCTGGAATAGCTCGTCCCGGGTCCGGTAGAGGTAGGGACGGTTCATCACCAGCTCACCCCAGGCTGCCCAGATAGTGGGAGTGGGGTACTGGGCGATGATCTTCTCGATTTCTTCCAGATTGCGCTCGCAGGCCATGGGAGCGGGCTTGGACGGCAGGTCTTGGGGATCGGTGGCCCGCACCGGGTAGAGGTTCAGCATGATGAAACTATCGAATCCGCATTGCTGGGCCACTTTCTCCACCTTGGTGACTGTGTTGTCCAGTTTCTCCTGAGTGGCGGTGCTGGGATTGAGGCCGATGGTGATGAGCGGACGCTTTCCGATCGTGCCCAGGGTGTAGCGCCACTGGTCGTCGTGCTCGGAGTGGTAGATCTCGTACATAGTGCCTTTCAGGTGCGTGATTTCTGTGTCTGCCCCAGCCGCTCCGGTGTAGGCATCAGATTATTTTGTACCACATATGCGGGTGCATAGAGTGGTCATGCAACGGACAGTCCCTGCCCATGACCAGGGACGAAGTATTGATCGCTGCGTTCGCCGACGAGCTTCGCTCCCGGCGTGCTGCGTTGCGTCTGTCCCAGGAGGAGTTGGCCCATCGCGCAGGCATCAATAGGACGTACATCGCCAAGTTGGAACTGGCGCGCAATCAGCCTACATTGACTGTGTTGCTGCGCGTGGCTGAGGCGCTGGAGGTGCCGCTTCCAGAGTTGATTGCTGGGGCTCTTGTTCGGCGGTAGTGGCGTGCGTCCGGTCTGGTGTGAATTGCCCACTGGTGGATTAGTCAGCCGTGGGGCGCAGAGGGCTGCATCAGTTATCTCCAGGGTCAATGGAGCGCGCTTTCGCTTGCTGCCTTACCCGGCGCCCCGCCCGGCAGCCCGGAGTTTCGGGCGGGAGTGTTTCATGATCTGTTCTGCGTGATTTGAGGCCGTTGGTCACTGTTTCGCGAGTCCGCTTTCCCTATACCCCAGCCCCCGCCCGCCCCGCCGTCCCCGTAGGGGACGGGCGGGCGGGGGCGGGTATGTGGTGGCGGGACATGGTTTCCGAGGGGGCGCGGCACGAGCCGTCACGCTGGTCTGATGCCACTGGATTCATTGAGGTCAGGGCGGTACTTACGCGGGTTTCGTGGGGGCTGTGACTATGGGGGTAGCGGGCAGGTTCTTCGTGCAGCTCTTTGGTACCACTCTGTACGACTTCGGTGCCATCATGCGCTGGTGGCTCGCCGTTTGCTCAGGCTCCAGTTCTGCGTTTGGGTATCTGCTGCCGTCACTCGCCCGGGGATTCCTGTCCCGGGTTTATCCGTTTGCGCGTTACCCAGTAGCTTCCACCCCAGCCCGACTCCCCCCCGCCCCCCCTTTCAGGGGGGAGCGGGCGGGGGGGAGTCGGGGCGGTGGAGATTTGGATGTGCCCTGATGCCCGTTCCGAGATTCGGCTAGAGGTAGTCGATGATGTTTGATGGCTGCAGTTTGGGTTAGCGACTTCCCCGGGATGTAATTGGATTTCGACTGCCCACCCCGCCCGGCCCCGTAGGGGCATGAGGGCGGGGGGGGCAGTCGCTGATCGGCCATCAACAACTCACTCCAGAGCTTTCAGAGACAGCAATGGTCAGCGCAGAAAGCCCAGTTGGAACACCATGGGTCTCAGTTTGTCTGTCAGCGCCTGGTAGGCCTGCTCAAAGGGAGCGAAGTTCACCGGGGCAGTGTCGCCGCCTTCGCTGCGAGCCTTGAGCGCGTTGCGGATCTGGTACCAGCCCACGTCAGGGCGGTTGAGTTTGTATTCGTCGCGCACGGTGCGCACGTCGGTTTGGGCAAAGTATGCCTGCCATAGCGTCCGCCCGGCATCGAGCACAGCCTGGGCTTCGGATGTCAGGGTTTTATCGGCCAGGTACTGCACCATGAAGTCGGACTCGAAGCGGTCGGGAGCGCCCACCTCGGTTTCGGTGAAGGGGATGAAGTGGTTGACCAGGGACCACGTTCTGCCATTCCATTTGAGGCCGTTGGCACCGGCGGTGAGGTTACCGCGATTGAACAGCGTCCAGATCAGGCAATCGGTTTGGAACACGTCGGTCAACGGTTCAGTGGGCTGGAGAAACTGGTCACGGTCATTGAGCCAAGTGGGGCGAACCAACTTTCGCACGGAAAAGACCGTGACGGCCTGAAGCAGGTTTTCGTGTGTTATGAAAAAACCGCCGGCATGGCCAATACTGTGAACGGAGGAGAAGATGGCGGTTTGCTGCTCGGCGTGTTGCAGATCGTTACCGCCTATGAGAACGTGCCCAATCGCCCCGTCTGACCACTTGGTGCGGCGCACTCCTTCTGTCTTGGTGATGGGCGTGGTGGCATTGATTAATGGCAGGGCATCCTCGTCGTTTGGCTTTTGCCGTCCGATCCAATTGGTGAGCAACTGCGCATTGGGAACATTGCAATACAGTTTCTGCCCAATGGCCTGTGCGCTCTTGTCCAACACTTCCACCGCAATTTCCGTGATGGGCGTCTTTTGACTAGCGGCTTGGTCCGTCTTCCAAATCAGGAAACCAATCGGGAATTTGCCATTCAGGCCATCAAATGCCTTGTTGTGGATGACAAATCCACCTTGGTACTGGGCGTTCCAAGTCAGTCGAAATTTCTCGAAGTTGGGCGCGTTCACGTACTTCATGGTGCTGAACATGGCGACCGTTGCCGTGGGCATCTCGATGGCGATGCGGGCCAGAAACTGCGCGAACAGTTCCCGCGACGCATAGCCGTAGTGCGTCATGCTGTCGCCCACCCGCGTGGTGGCCACACCGGTTTTATTTTCCGTTCCAAGCGAGACTTCGGTGTTGCCACGGTTTGTCGCCTCCGCATACGGCGGGTTGATAAGCACCAGAATCTTTTTCCCCGCAGCAATCGCATCGCGCAGCCCCTGGGGCACCTTGTTGCTCAGGCTGTAGTCGATCTGGCCGTCGTCGGTGATGTCGTCGTTCAGATAGTCGTACTGGAAGCGCTGCGCGGCCACACAGGTCTTGGTGGCCTTCATCACATCCACGTCGGCCTGGTCTAGCGTGCTCATGTAGATGTTGCGGGGGTTGCTGTGCTTGACCTCCAGGTTACCCACGCCGCAGCACATATCCCAGACGATGTACTCGCGCTGCCAGTTCTTGCCTAACGTTTCGGCCAGTTTGTCATAGGCCTTGTCCACCACATGCAGCGGTGTGTAGTACGCGCCTTTGAAGCTGCGTTCATCCAGTGGGATGAGGCTGTCGCGGCGCTCCAGCAGGTAGTCGCGGTATTCGCTCTTGGGCGGGCGGTGGTAGATGGCCCAGAAACGCCGGTAGCCTTCCTTGCTGCCCAACTCGTACATCTTGCCGCCCAGGCTGAAAACTGGCGCGCCGTTTTTGTGCAGTAATTCAGCGGGCAGGTTGACGTGGGTAGAGACGGTGCCGTCATGCATGATGTCCGCGAAGAACAGCAGCGCATAGTCTTCCTCGGCCACTCCGGTGATTTCGCGGCCAATCATGTCCACCCACTTGTCAAACACCTGCTTCAGGTTGTCCGGCGTAATCTGGGTGCGGATGATGTCGCCGCTTTTGATGGCGGCCTTCACCGTGCTGATGAATTCTTCTTCGTGCGTTGAAATCTTGAACGACACGAAGTGGGTACCGATGTGGGCTGATATTTCGTCCAGCGCCTCCTGGGTGTACTGGCTGGCCGACTTGCCCCATTTCACCGTTTTCTTGGCGAGGAAGGGCAGCACGTCTGTGCTCTTCATCAGCGCCGCTTTCTCGGTATCGATCACAGCCAGCAGAGGCGGCACCTTCTCGCCCTGGTTCAGCGCCACCTGCACGTAATGCAGCAGTTGGGTGAACATGGCATAGCTGGAGTGTTTTCCGGTGTCCTTGGCCTCGAACCAGATCTCATTGGTCTGGATGTCGATCAGGCCTTTTGTGTAGCCTTTGAGGCCCAGTGCCTTGATGTAGGCGTCTTTGACGTCTTCTTCGCTGCGGGCTTGTTGGAGTTGTGTGTAGAGGCTCATGGTTGGTCGGCACGGCAGAATTTGCCGATCAATTTTTCGTGAAGTTAATGGGGCTGGCTTGACATAGGGTGAATCAACCAGATTGCCGTAGCCAGTAACCAGTCGTATTGTTGACGATCAACACCGGGGATGTGAGGCAGTAATGGACTGATTGGCGACAGTCATGACCGCCTCATCATTCTGGAGATGTCGTGCCACTGCGACCCCCCTCCAGGCCCCTTAGGAGGAGGGGGCGAGGGCGGCATGTTACGAGCCGATGGAGAGCATGCCGCTATCGTTTTTCAGCAATCGACCGGCTTCGATCAGCGCATCAATCGCTTCCCGCGCCCGGGTCGAGCGATTCTTGGTAGGAATCGCAGCGAATGCTGCCTTGACGACATCCAGCGCTTCGTCATGGCTGATCTTTTCCAGCGGTTCACCGTTGAGGCCGTTTTGCATATGCAGCTTCAATGAAACGAGGGCTTCCTTCTGCTGAGGCGTCAGAGCAGTTGCATTCGCGGCCTTCTCTACCTCCGGCGATCCCTCCACTTCGGTGAGTGCTGGGCCGACCACGGGCAGGCCGTAGTCATCCTCGCCCAAGGCAATGTTCTCGATGGTGAAGTAGTACTTCTTTCCACCAGGCCCCTGGCGAGTCTTGACCAGTTCGACCATCCGCATGCCTGACTCCGTCTCATCCACCATCAGGCAGGTATCGAGGGCCGCATAGAGGCTGGAGTGGCCCCGTGGCCCGCGCTCCTTGGCCTTGCCGGTGTGGTGGGTGAGCACGACAGCTGCCCCTGTCAGATTGATGAGCAGGTTGGCATGCGCGATCACCATCCCCATGTCGGTGGAGAGATTCTCGTCACTGCCGGGTGTGGCGCGGTTCAACGTGTCGATGAAGATCACATCCACGCCACCAGCTTGATTGACGTGGTTTGCGAGGTCTTCGACGGAATCCCTGTCATTCAAGCGCCACGGCCGCGTCAGGAACATGGCGTCTGGTGCGGGAAATGACCACCCGGGATGGTGCTGTTCAATCGCCTCCAGCCGGGGCTTGAGGTCGCCTTCCAGATTGACGTACAGCATGCGAGCGCGCTTCGGAATTGAGTGTCCGAATACCTCTTGCCCGTTGAGCAAAGCCGCGCCGAGGTGCAGCTGGAACACTGATTTACCACTGCCAGATGGCCCCGCGATCATGACGAGTTGTCCCTTGCTGATCAGTCCATGGATGAGTGGGATCGAGGATGGCTCGGCCTGCACATCGGCGCGGGTGAGCAAACCAAATTCCCGTGCCTGTTTGGGCAGTTGCACCGCATCGCGGGGATCGCTGTCTACCTCGTCATTGCTCGGTTCAGACTCGGGCAGGTTGGGCTCAGGTTGAGGCACCTCGTCTTGGACCGTTGCAGGCGTTTGGGCCTCGACTGCGACAGGACACGGTTCACCTACCTCCGTGCTCGACGTATCGCAAGATGCCTCTGCGTCCCTTGCATCCTCAGAGATATCTTCGTTGTTTCGCCCCAGGATTTCGGCCACCAGAGCTTTTGCCGATGGGCGCGAGCGACTGCTGATCGGTCGGTTAGATGCGGCAAGTTCAGCGGCCTCCTGTTCCTTCTGCCGTGCAGTGATTGCAATTGCGGCGGCTTGGATGCGGTCAGTTTCGGTGTTGTCCGCGAGATTGACGTTAGAGTTCGTCATCGGTGTTTCCTAGTACATTTCTGGAGAGGCGTTCGCAGGGTGCTGGGATGCAGGCATTCGGTTACCTTGCCTCCCAGGCATCTGCGACATGCGGGTATGGATGGGGCTCGGGCCCATCGAGAGACAGGTCAGGCTTTCTTGCCTGGGCGTTTCCGAGCATGGGCTTGCGCACGGGCTTGATTGCGCTTTTGCGCCGCCCGCTTGCTTGCCCCGGCTTGATCGACGGGCGGGGTAGTGATGCGACGTTCCATCCGCCACAGCCGGTCGCCCACTGTGTCCACGCGATCCATGAGGTCGCGCTGCACGGCGATCTGCTGCGTCAGCAGTTGGTTTTGCTGCATGACACAGGCGGTCAGCAGAGAGAGGGTGAATTGATCTTCGTAGATCATGATTTGCTCCTTGTGGTGCCAGGAGACAAAGGGCCCCTGACTACCTATAAGTGCGAAATCAAAATTGATAGCAGCCCTCTCAACCCCCCAAAACTGCCAAAAATCGTGCCCAAATTTTCAGTGCGTTGAAAAATATGTATTTGAATCAATGACTTATGATGCTATATACATAATTTTCATATTGAATCACATTCAAATAAATTGATATCAATTTGGTAGCCAATCGGGAGGATTGAGGTTCACTCAATCGAAATTTGGCATTAGTGATGTGAGTGTGCATTCGCATCTGTTGAGGGTTCATTGCCTCGTTTTTGTGCTTCAAGGTTGGTGCACTTGTCTCGCAGACGGGACAGACTCAGCCAGGGAGAGCGACTGTGGGTAGCGCGATGGGGAGAGGTGCGGGACTGACCGCTATGCGACGCCGGAGAACCGGCTGCGGAGGTGGTGGGGGCCTTTGATGCTCCGATGGGCAGGCCCCTTGTGGCAACATCATCAGGAGACGGCGGATGTAGCCGTTCCTATCTTCAGGTAATCATGAACCTCACAGAGATCACCCGCGCAGAGATCGCATCCCCGTCAGACCTGATGACCTGGGCCGAGCATTTAGAGCGCCTGAATATTGAGCAAGGGCCAATGCTCTTCAGAGGGCAAGCCGAGACTTATGCAAACCTTCAGCCAACATTGGCCCGTGCTACCCAGGGTGGCGCCTATGACGTTGCCGCGTTGTTGGAGCGGCGACTGATTACGAATTTCAGGACGCACTATCGTGACCTCAAGACATTGCCTGCTGATATGCCATCGGCTGATGATGTTGGGGCGCGATCGGATGTAGACGTGCTGAGTCTTATGCAGCACTACGAGGTACCGAGTCGGTTACTTGATTGGTCCGCGAGTGTGTGGGTGGCCGCATATTTCGCGTGTGCGTCCAGCGCCAGCAAGGATGCAGAGCTTTGGTTTGTGGATAGCTCACTACTTGACTTGACGCCAGATGAACTGCCAGCGTCGGCAGTGCGGGAGCGCATTGCCGCCTCGATTGGCGGACGCCCTGCTGAGTACCACCCGAGATGGGGGATGCCGTTACTAGCGGTAGTCGAGCCCGCGTCCAATGCGCGCCTCGCAGCTCAGCATGGGCGATTGACGGCAAGCGACAATGCAACTGTTGACCACGCCCAGCTCCTTTGGAGGCTCGCTACCTTACGTCACGGAAATGAGCGTACAGGTCAGTCGTTTGGTCGTCACATCATCCGGGCCAGCCGCAAGCGAGACATCTTGAGATTTCTGTCCGAGGAAAAGGGCGTGAGTGCGAAATCTCTGTTTCCGGACATCGTCGGCCTCGGGCGGTTCCTACGATGGGAGTTTGAGGCGCTACGGACTGAGCTGTATTAGGGCGCTCTCCTGCATTTTTTTTCTCACCTCAGAGCCCATAGCCCTTGCCCTTTAGGGCATGTCGTTATGCTTCGGCCACTGCCCACGCTCTTTCAAGGTGTAGACGGGGTAGCGGGTGGATTTCCACCGCTCCAGCTCGATCCCACAGACTTCGCAGTCAGCTGAGTCGTCATCTTTGACCGGAACCTGGTGGTGCTTCACGACATAGATCGAGCCACACTGCGGACACTGTTTCTCCGCGCCCTCACTGATTGCCCAGGTCGCCATGATCCATGCTCGGTAGTTGCGTTAGGCATAGCTTAGCCGCTTATCCGAGAGTAGTGACAACCCATCAGCTTACCCATTGCACCGTTGCTCAACGGCTCGGGCTCGGGCCTGGCCGTGGGCCGCACGCTGGTGGCGGTGCTGGAGAACTGCCAGCAGGCCGACGGCAGCATCGCCATTCCCGAGGTTTTGCGCTCCTACATGGGCGGGCTGGAGCGGCTCGCGGCCTAAAGCCTGGTCGCCATGCGGCGCATCTAATCGATTTCGGAAATTACCCTTGTCGGCGCCATGATCGTTCGTGAGCGACCCTCCGGGCTGCGCTTGCTCCTGGTGCTGCGGGGCTCGGTGCTGCAGCGCATCCAGCGTTCCCTGCTGCTCAACATCGCGCTCGCGACCCTGGTCACGGCCGTGCATGGCAACCTGTTCAGCCTGAAGATCACGCTCACGCCCATTCCGTTCACGCTGATAGGCCTGCCTTTGGCGATTTTTCTGGGCTTTCGCAACACCACAGCGTACGACCGCTACTGGGAGGGGCGCAAGCTCTGGGGCGAACTGGTGCATCGCACCCGTTCGCTGTCACGCCAGTGCCTGGGGTGGATCGAGGGCGGCGGACCCATTGCCTCGGCGCGGCGGGACACTGATGTGCGGGTGCGCATCATCCATCGGGCGATCGCCTTCGCGCATGTACTTCGCATGCGGCTGCGCGATCAGCGCGACGAGGCGCTACTGCAGCAATGGCTGACCCCCACCGATTTCGATGCGGTGCGCGAGGCATCGGACCCGGCGAGCATGATTCTTCTGGACATAGGGCGCGACCTGGGGGAATGTGTGCGCACCGACCGGATCCAGCCCTGCCTGGCCGCCTCGATCGATGGCACGCTCTCGTCGCTGGCCGCCGTGGCGGCCTCGTGCGAGCGCATCAAGAACACGCCCATCCCCTTTTCCTACACCTTGCTGCTGCACCGCACGGCCTACATGTACTGCTTCTTGCTGCCGTTCGGCCTGGTGGATACCACGGGCTTCATGACTCCGTTCGTCGTGGGCATCGTCGCATACACCTTCTTCGGCCTGGATGCCCTGGGCGACGAGATTGAAGAGCCCTTTGGCCTGGAGAACAATGACCTTCCCCTGGACATGTTGTGCCGGTCGATAGAAATCAGCCTGCTCGAATCCCTGGGAGAGAAGGATTTGCCGGCACCTATCGAGGTCGACAACTTCCGGCTGACCTGAGCCGGCTTGGAGAGCGCCGGGTGCCCAGAATTTACTGCTAGAATCACAGGCTTCGGCACACAGGAGAGGTGGCAGAGTGGTCGAATGTACCTGACTCGAAATCAGGCGTAGTGGCAACACTACCGTGGGTTCGAATCCCACCCTCTCCGCCAATATTGCACAAGGCTTGCTGCCATTCATCGGGCAGCAAGCCTTTTTTGTTTCCATCGGCCGCACGCACGCAATTCGTCCTGCCATCATCTGGGCCGTAGACATCGGAGGGCGGCCTTGTTCCGAAGCGCAGGCGCAAACAACGTGGCAGGCACCGGGGCGGTGTTGCTCGGTGCCTCGTGCATCGCGGCGGCCTTGGGTGCCGCGGCGCATCATCCGCTCGCACCGGTACTGGCCCTGTCTCTGCTATCCGCGATCGCGGCCTGGACCGTGTCGCGGCCTGCCGATCTGTGGTGCGTGCTGCCGGCCCTGCTGCCTGTGGCCAGCTTCACGCCCTGGTCGGGCTGGTGGCTGGTGGATGGGTCCGACCTGCTGGTGCTGGGGGCCATGGGCGGGGCCTACCTGCGCTGGGGCGTGGATGCATGGCGCGGCCCTGCGGCGACGTTCGCCCGAACGCCGTCGGGCATGCACTGGATGTACGTGGTGTTGCCGCTGCTGCTGCTGCTGGGCGTGTGGCGCGGTCTGGACGATGCGCGCGGCGCCGCATCGTGGGCCACACTGCTCGCGCAGCTGTGGAGCCAGGGGCCCTACGGGGACTACGACTTGCCCAGTAATACGCTGCGCGTGGCCAAGAGCCTGGCGTGGGGGCTGCTCCTGATGCCCGTCCTGTACCGCTGGCCCCAGGGCGCGCCGCTGCGGTTGGCGCGGGGCATGGTCGCGGGGCT
This region of Alicycliphilus denitrificans K601 genomic DNA includes:
- a CDS encoding DUF1643 domain-containing protein; the encoded protein is MYEIYHSEHDDQWRYTLGTIGKRPLITIGLNPSTATQEKLDNTVTKVEKVAQQCGFDSFIMLNLYPVRATDPQDLPSKPAPMACERNLEEIEKIIAQYPTPTIWAAWGELVMNRPYLYRTRDELFQRLQKYHPQWRRFGELTANGHPRHPRGLSYSWTLEPYELA
- a CDS encoding helix-turn-helix domain-containing protein, whose translation is MTRDEVLIAAFADELRSRRAALRLSQEELAHRAGINRTYIAKLELARNQPTLTVLLRVAEALEVPLPELIAGALVRR
- a CDS encoding AAA family ATPase, whose amino-acid sequence is MTNSNVNLADNTETDRIQAAAIAITARQKEQEAAELAASNRPISSRSRPSAKALVAEILGRNNEDISEDARDAEASCDTSSTEVGEPCPVAVEAQTPATVQDEVPQPEPNLPESEPSNDEVDSDPRDAVQLPKQAREFGLLTRADVQAEPSSIPLIHGLISKGQLVMIAGPSGSGKSVFQLHLGAALLNGQEVFGHSIPKRARMLYVNLEGDLKPRLEAIEQHHPGWSFPAPDAMFLTRPWRLNDRDSVEDLANHVNQAGGVDVIFIDTLNRATPGSDENLSTDMGMVIAHANLLINLTGAAVVLTHHTGKAKERGPRGHSSLYAALDTCLMVDETESGMRMVELVKTRQGPGGKKYYFTIENIALGEDDYGLPVVGPALTEVEGSPEVEKAANATALTPQQKEALVSLKLHMQNGLNGEPLEKISHDEALDVVKAAFAAIPTKNRSTRAREAIDALIEAGRLLKNDSGMLSIGS
- a CDS encoding FRG domain-containing protein: MNLTEITRAEIASPSDLMTWAEHLERLNIEQGPMLFRGQAETYANLQPTLARATQGGAYDVAALLERRLITNFRTHYRDLKTLPADMPSADDVGARSDVDVLSLMQHYEVPSRLLDWSASVWVAAYFACASSASKDAELWFVDSSLLDLTPDELPASAVRERIAASIGGRPAEYHPRWGMPLLAVVEPASNARLAAQHGRLTASDNATVDHAQLLWRLATLRHGNERTGQSFGRHIIRASRKRDILRFLSEEKGVSAKSLFPDIVGLGRFLRWEFEALRTELY
- a CDS encoding bestrophin family protein codes for the protein MIVRERPSGLRLLLVLRGSVLQRIQRSLLLNIALATLVTAVHGNLFSLKITLTPIPFTLIGLPLAIFLGFRNTTAYDRYWEGRKLWGELVHRTRSLSRQCLGWIEGGGPIASARRDTDVRVRIIHRAIAFAHVLRMRLRDQRDEALLQQWLTPTDFDAVREASDPASMILLDIGRDLGECVRTDRIQPCLAASIDGTLSSLAAVAASCERIKNTPIPFSYTLLLHRTAYMYCFLLPFGLVDTTGFMTPFVVGIVAYTFFGLDALGDEIEEPFGLENNDLPLDMLCRSIEISLLESLGEKDLPAPIEVDNFRLT